Proteins from a genomic interval of Methanofollis formosanus:
- a CDS encoding carotenoid biosynthesis protein codes for MNIRAWRAATALGALLLGLVGLALVDFGAESGAASAFFLVLMALPSYAALLAWLGWRRGAVLLGVLTVLPLLVEAAAVATGVPYGSFAYADALGWKVFGLVPWTVAVAYPPVFLGAVTAAGICVGPTLRRFLPASALLLVAADLVLDPAAVSAGFWAWGNSGVYYGIPTVNFVGWAITGVFYAWVFHRGAGGSMPPPSVAASAVLIFGFWTGYLLRESLFVPAFVGAALVALFLLLPAGRQGERPTD; via the coding sequence ATGAACATTCGTGCATGGCGGGCGGCGACGGCCCTGGGGGCCCTGCTCCTCGGCCTCGTTGGACTCGCCCTGGTGGACTTCGGGGCAGAGAGCGGTGCGGCGTCGGCGTTCTTCCTCGTCCTCATGGCCCTCCCCTCCTATGCCGCCCTCCTCGCCTGGCTCGGGTGGCGGCGGGGGGCGGTGCTCCTCGGCGTCCTGACCGTCCTCCCCCTCCTGGTCGAGGCGGCGGCGGTGGCGACCGGCGTGCCGTACGGTTCTTTCGCGTACGCCGACGCGTTGGGCTGGAAGGTCTTCGGGCTGGTCCCCTGGACCGTGGCGGTGGCCTACCCGCCGGTCTTCCTGGGCGCTGTCACGGCGGCAGGCATCTGTGTCGGACCGACTCTTCGCCGTTTTCTCCCGGCAAGCGCCCTCCTCCTCGTCGCCGCCGATCTCGTCCTCGACCCGGCGGCGGTCAGCGCCGGGTTCTGGGCCTGGGGGAACTCGGGGGTCTACTACGGGATCCCGACGGTGAACTTCGTCGGCTGGGCGATCACCGGCGTCTTCTATGCCTGGGTCTTTCACCGCGGTGCCGGCGGGAGCATGCCCCCGCCGTCGGTGGCCGCGAGTGCGGTGCTGATCTTCGGGTTCTGGACCGGCTATCTGCTCCGCGAGAGTCTTTTTGTCCCGGCTTTCGTGGGGGCGGCCCTCGTCGCGCTCTTTCTTCTCCTCCCTGCCGGGAGGCAGGGAGAGAGGCCGACGGACTGA
- a CDS encoding prenyltransferase gives MNAPLALAYSVSRPRFWIYTGGTYVLGYALGMASWTAFFLPAYTLYLIYFFFPANVFIYGVNDRWDRETDRLNRKKGEKEHYLVDAERRDLGTVLLLVGGLSLLLLVSQTLEEKIVFLLFLFLSYFYSAPPLRFKEVPVLDFSSNMLYIMPGIFGYLLAAGTFPPTLLVAAGYLHIAAMHLFSAVPDIECDRAAGITTTAVYLGERASLLLCLLFWSGFAILVMALAGFSLLALPVLLFPAVPLSLLLSRRMRIDAVYWYLPLVNTALGGLAFTAVTLSKAI, from the coding sequence GTGAACGCTCCCCTCGCCCTTGCCTATTCGGTCTCCAGGCCGCGGTTCTGGATCTACACCGGCGGCACCTATGTGCTCGGCTACGCCCTGGGGATGGCCTCGTGGACGGCCTTTTTCCTCCCGGCGTACACCCTCTATCTCATCTACTTCTTCTTCCCGGCGAACGTCTTCATCTACGGCGTCAACGACCGCTGGGACCGGGAGACCGACCGCCTAAACCGGAAGAAGGGGGAGAAGGAACATTATCTCGTCGACGCCGAGCGCCGGGACCTCGGCACGGTCCTCCTCCTTGTCGGCGGGCTCAGCCTCCTCCTCCTCGTCTCGCAGACCCTGGAAGAGAAGATCGTCTTTCTGCTCTTCCTCTTTCTCTCCTACTTCTACAGCGCCCCGCCGCTCAGGTTCAAGGAGGTGCCGGTCCTCGACTTCTCCTCCAACATGCTCTATATCATGCCCGGCATCTTCGGGTATCTCCTGGCCGCGGGGACGTTCCCGCCCACCCTCCTCGTCGCGGCGGGCTACCTGCACATCGCCGCGATGCACCTCTTCTCGGCGGTGCCTGACATCGAATGCGACCGGGCTGCCGGGATCACCACGACGGCGGTCTACCTCGGCGAACGGGCATCGCTTCTTCTCTGTCTGCTCTTCTGGTCGGGCTTCGCGATCCTGGTGATGGCGCTCGCGGGTTTCTCGCTCCTCGCTCTGCCGGTCCTCCTCTTCCCCGCGGTTCCCCTCTCGCTTCTTCTCTCCAGGAGGATGCGCATCGATGCGGTGTACTGGTACCTCCCGCTCGTCAACACGGCCCTCGGGGGCCTGGCCTTTACGGCCGTCACCCTCTCGAAGGCCATCTAG
- a CDS encoding phytoene/squalene synthase family protein: MVTPTHYRIFRHGSTTYFYSTLFFPRSVREDVFLLYSFVRTADDFVDAVPQQTAEYFAFKERYLGALEGEPGGDLVVDAFVDLMERKEIEPAWVEAFLRSMESDLWTATYATVADLEEYLYGSSEVVGLMMARVMGLSGDALEAARALGKAMQYINFIRDIAEDLTLGRTYFPQDELAAFGLSSLDPETAAAAPEAFASFVRAQVERYFRWQKEGEAGFAFIPFRYLVPVKTASDLYRWTAEEIQKDPFVVYRRKVKPSPLRAVGRACANTLVLTWPGRGETG, translated from the coding sequence ATGGTCACGCCCACCCATTACCGGATCTTCAGGCACGGGAGCACGACGTACTTTTACAGCACGCTCTTTTTTCCGCGGTCGGTGAGAGAGGACGTCTTTCTTCTGTACTCGTTTGTCAGGACGGCCGACGACTTCGTCGACGCCGTGCCCCAGCAGACCGCCGAATATTTCGCGTTCAAAGAGCGGTACCTGGGAGCGCTCGAGGGCGAACCGGGCGGCGACCTCGTCGTCGACGCTTTCGTCGACCTGATGGAGCGCAAGGAGATCGAACCGGCATGGGTGGAGGCCTTTCTCCGCTCGATGGAGTCCGACCTCTGGACGGCGACCTATGCAACGGTCGCCGACCTCGAGGAGTACCTGTACGGATCGTCGGAGGTGGTCGGGTTGATGATGGCGCGGGTGATGGGACTCTCCGGGGACGCGCTCGAGGCCGCCCGTGCCCTGGGGAAGGCGATGCAATATATCAACTTCATCAGGGACATTGCAGAAGACCTCACGCTCGGCCGGACCTACTTCCCGCAGGACGAACTGGCGGCCTTCGGTCTTTCCTCGCTCGACCCGGAGACGGCCGCGGCCGCACCGGAGGCCTTCGCCTCGTTTGTCAGGGCCCAGGTCGAGCGCTACTTCCGCTGGCAGAAGGAGGGGGAGGCGGGCTTTGCGTTCATTCCGTTCAGGTACCTGGTGCCGGTGAAGACCGCCTCAGACCTCTACCGATGGACGGCCGAGGAGATCCAGAAAGATCCGTTCGTCGTCTACCGCCGGAAGGTCAAGCCCTCGCCCCTGCGAGCGGTCGGCCGCGCCTGTGCCAACACCCTCGTCCTCACCTGGCCGGGCCGGGGTGAGACGGGGTGA
- a CDS encoding phytoene desaturase family protein, with translation MKAIVVGAGFGGLSAAALLAHRGFEVEVVEKNEQPGGRAGVYREQGFSFDMGPSWYLMPDVYEKFFAEVGKRPADFYELKRLDPAYRIFFGGGEVVDLPAGLEKDYALFDSFEERGGEKLKAYLDSAKELYDLSINEFLYRDYRSIFDFLSGRLIMQGRRMHIFESLEKFVKRHFESDEAQKIVQYSIGFLGGSPQNTPSFYHIMSHIDMTMGVWYPVGGMRAVVGGLSDLAGSLGVSVALNEPVERIEVTGKGATGVVTPAGRRDADLVLVNADYAHAELDLLDPAHRSYPEKYWRSRVLAPSAFVVYLGLDRRVEGLAHHTLVLDRDWEEGFDLIFDPKKAAWPDHPSYYVNVPSKTDPTAAPPGCEALFILVPLAPGLEDTPALREAFFERVLSDLERKLGDDLRSAVAVRRIFALHDFEERYNAYRGTALGLSHTLFQTALWRPAHLSKKVGNLYYTGQYTHPGIGVPMTLISSSIVAREIAERHGG, from the coding sequence ATGAAGGCGATCGTTGTCGGAGCGGGGTTTGGCGGCCTCTCGGCTGCGGCCCTGCTGGCGCACCGGGGTTTCGAGGTGGAGGTGGTCGAGAAGAACGAGCAACCGGGCGGCCGGGCAGGGGTCTACCGGGAGCAGGGGTTCTCCTTTGACATGGGCCCCTCGTGGTACCTGATGCCCGACGTCTACGAGAAGTTCTTCGCCGAGGTCGGGAAGCGTCCGGCCGACTTCTATGAGCTCAAACGTCTCGACCCGGCGTACAGGATCTTTTTCGGCGGCGGCGAGGTCGTCGACCTCCCGGCCGGTCTCGAGAAGGACTATGCCCTCTTCGATTCCTTCGAGGAGAGGGGCGGCGAGAAACTGAAGGCGTACCTCGACTCGGCAAAAGAGCTCTACGACCTCTCGATCAACGAGTTCCTGTACCGCGACTACCGCTCGATCTTCGACTTTCTCAGCGGCCGGTTGATCATGCAGGGGCGGCGGATGCATATCTTCGAGAGCCTGGAAAAATTCGTCAAGCGGCATTTCGAGAGTGACGAGGCGCAGAAGATCGTCCAGTACTCCATCGGGTTCCTGGGGGGTTCGCCGCAGAACACCCCGTCGTTCTACCATATCATGTCCCACATCGACATGACGATGGGCGTCTGGTACCCGGTCGGCGGGATGCGGGCGGTGGTCGGCGGCCTCTCCGATCTGGCCGGGTCGCTGGGGGTCTCGGTCGCCCTCAACGAACCGGTGGAGCGGATCGAGGTGACTGGGAAGGGGGCGACCGGCGTCGTCACTCCCGCAGGACGCCGCGACGCCGACCTGGTCCTGGTCAATGCCGACTATGCCCATGCCGAACTCGACCTCCTGGACCCCGCCCACCGGAGTTACCCGGAAAAATACTGGCGTTCCAGGGTGCTGGCGCCCTCGGCGTTTGTCGTCTACCTGGGCCTGGACCGGCGGGTGGAGGGCCTGGCGCACCACACCCTCGTCCTGGACCGGGACTGGGAGGAGGGGTTCGACCTCATCTTCGACCCGAAGAAGGCGGCGTGGCCTGACCATCCCTCGTATTATGTCAACGTCCCCTCGAAGACCGACCCGACGGCCGCGCCGCCGGGATGCGAGGCGCTCTTTATCCTGGTACCCCTCGCGCCCGGCCTCGAGGACACGCCGGCCCTGAGAGAGGCGTTCTTCGAGCGGGTCCTCAGCGATCTTGAACGAAAACTGGGCGACGACCTCCGCAGCGCCGTGGCGGTCCGCCGGATCTTTGCGCTGCACGACTTCGAAGAACGCTACAACGCGTACCGGGGCACAGCCCTCGGCCTCTCGCACACGCTCTTCCAGACGGCCCTCTGGCGGCCGGCGCACCTGAGCAAGAAGGTCGGGAACCTCTACTACACCGGGCAGTACACTCATCCGGGGATCGGGGTGCCGATGACCCTCATCTCCTCGAGCATCGTGGCACGCGAGATCGCCGAACGGCACGGGGGGTAG
- a CDS encoding ABC1 kinase family protein: MIRHLGRYREITGVLAKYGLGAVFDGIVPPLARLGLLKRERADGTVPLYRRVRLALEELGPTFIKFGQILSTRRELLPQPLADELTRLTDEVAPLPFETVRPVIEECCGPVEEAFAAFDEAPVAAASLAQVHRAVLKNGTEVAVKVQRPGIRKVIEEDLEILASLARRIEKRYPDLALYNPVGLVQEFSVQIRRELDFVQEGKHAEVLAHNLEDFPRVVVPRIFWECSGPRLLTMTYIDGVRIDDLEGIRASGIRSEEVADILLGSYLQQVFEDGFFHADPHTGNLLVTRDGTLAFVDFGTVGVLRPERRDAFIRLMSGVVDEDVESIVGAYHDLGVVPADEDLDAFKDEIYATLRQFRTYELGQVDFGEVMEQIPDTLRRYRLKVPLTMMQVVKVLIFLTAICRDLDPGFNFPVHAGPRIAEIRRRQIFSPEHFAEVSRAAEGWLGDTLELPQTANVTLKKVAAGSVIFSIESPDMLALGASIRYAAKLLLIGMVAAGFMMGSSLVMLSTDRPVAAWLCGMVSSVTFLGYLAAVVIGVVAVYTVLVRRG, encoded by the coding sequence GTGATCAGGCATCTGGGCAGGTACCGGGAGATCACCGGAGTGCTGGCGAAGTACGGCCTGGGCGCCGTTTTCGACGGGATCGTCCCTCCCCTGGCCAGGCTCGGGCTCTTGAAACGGGAGCGTGCGGACGGAACCGTCCCGCTCTATCGGCGGGTCCGTCTTGCCCTGGAGGAACTCGGGCCCACCTTCATCAAGTTCGGGCAGATCCTGAGCACCCGCCGGGAACTCCTGCCCCAACCCCTCGCCGACGAACTGACGCGGCTGACCGACGAGGTGGCGCCGCTCCCCTTCGAGACGGTCAGGCCGGTGATCGAGGAGTGCTGCGGCCCGGTCGAGGAGGCCTTCGCCGCCTTCGACGAGGCCCCGGTCGCGGCCGCCTCCCTCGCGCAGGTCCATCGTGCGGTCCTGAAGAACGGGACCGAGGTGGCCGTCAAGGTGCAGCGGCCCGGGATCAGGAAGGTCATCGAGGAAGACCTCGAGATCCTCGCCTCCCTTGCCCGCCGCATCGAAAAGCGGTACCCGGACCTTGCGCTCTACAACCCGGTCGGTCTGGTTCAGGAGTTCTCCGTCCAGATCAGGCGCGAACTCGACTTCGTGCAGGAGGGCAAGCACGCCGAGGTGCTGGCCCACAACCTCGAAGACTTTCCCCGCGTCGTCGTCCCGAGAATCTTCTGGGAATGTTCGGGCCCGCGTCTCCTGACGATGACCTATATCGACGGGGTGAGAATCGACGACCTCGAGGGGATCCGGGCCTCCGGCATCCGCTCAGAAGAGGTCGCCGATATCCTGCTCGGTTCCTATCTCCAGCAGGTCTTCGAGGACGGGTTTTTTCATGCCGACCCCCATACCGGCAACCTCCTCGTGACCCGCGACGGAACGCTCGCCTTCGTCGACTTCGGGACCGTCGGCGTCCTCAGGCCCGAACGCCGGGACGCCTTCATCCGTCTGATGTCGGGCGTCGTGGACGAGGACGTCGAGAGCATCGTCGGCGCCTACCATGACCTGGGGGTGGTCCCGGCCGATGAGGACCTCGACGCATTCAAGGACGAGATCTACGCCACGCTCAGACAGTTCAGGACGTACGAACTCGGGCAGGTGGACTTCGGGGAGGTGATGGAGCAGATCCCCGACACCCTCCGGCGCTACCGTCTCAAGGTCCCGCTCACGATGATGCAGGTGGTCAAGGTGCTCATCTTCCTCACGGCCATCTGCCGGGACCTCGATCCCGGCTTCAATTTTCCGGTCCATGCCGGCCCCAGGATCGCGGAGATCCGGAGAAGGCAGATCTTCTCTCCCGAACATTTTGCGGAGGTCTCGCGGGCGGCGGAAGGGTGGCTCGGCGACACCCTCGAACTCCCGCAGACGGCCAATGTCACGCTCAAGAAGGTCGCGGCCGGAAGCGTCATATTCTCTATCGAAAGCCCTGACATGCTCGCCCTCGGCGCCTCGATCCGGTACGCCGCGAAGCTGCTCCTCATCGGGATGGTCGCGGCCGGGTTCATGATGGGTTCGTCGCTGGTGATGCTCTCCACCGACCGTCCCGTCGCGGCCTGGCTCTGCGGGATGGTCTCGTCGGTGACGTTCCTCGGATACCTGGCGGCGGTCGTCATCGGGGTGGTGGCGGTGTATACCGTCCTGGTCAGGAGGGGGTGA
- a CDS encoding DUF3467 domain-containing protein, with protein MAQHDLSVNVPQTLDPVYANRIQVAYKEDEFTFMFLHEIPGTNQARAKSIVSITPKHAKNLLAVLSKSMKDYEEKFGSIQPPEEKGGSSNVTMRGYS; from the coding sequence ATGGCACAACACGACCTCTCGGTGAACGTCCCGCAGACGCTGGACCCCGTCTACGCCAACCGGATCCAGGTGGCTTATAAGGAAGACGAGTTCACGTTCATGTTCCTTCACGAGATCCCCGGCACCAACCAGGCGAGGGCCAAGTCGATCGTCTCCATCACCCCGAAGCATGCCAAGAACCTTCTTGCCGTTCTTTCCAAGAGCATGAAGGACTATGAAGAGAAGTTCGGGTCCATCCAGCCGCCCGAGGAGAAGGGCGGGAGCTCGAACGTGACGATGCGGGGCTATTCGTAA
- a CDS encoding CRISPR-associated protein Cas4 encodes MDDLIGIAAVVTARFCPLRLYLDRQEEHEEPPRYAVCKQVSYHLGTPFEPDAVWEEVCTVLPYAGEEERALFEQCVTNCRGKEWPRFSDHDVPVTSTALGIRGTVDKVDPAVPSFAITRASEAPQAGVWGADRVRVACFSACVRENFSLEVNGGWVEYVPSGVLRFCTPGPRDRRAMLRAVDAAKKVEEGRVPRKPLNPPCTRCPHQERCAPGPRRLSELL; translated from the coding sequence ATGGACGACCTCATCGGGATCGCCGCCGTCGTCACCGCACGCTTCTGTCCCCTCCGCCTGTACCTCGATCGCCAGGAGGAACACGAGGAACCGCCGCGCTATGCGGTCTGCAAACAGGTCTCGTACCACCTCGGCACCCCCTTCGAACCCGACGCTGTCTGGGAGGAGGTCTGCACCGTCCTCCCGTACGCCGGCGAGGAGGAACGGGCGCTCTTCGAGCAGTGCGTGACGAACTGCCGGGGAAAAGAATGGCCGCGCTTCTCGGACCACGACGTCCCGGTCACTTCCACCGCCCTCGGGATCAGGGGGACCGTCGACAAGGTCGACCCCGCCGTCCCGTCCTTCGCGATCACCAGGGCGAGCGAGGCGCCGCAGGCCGGGGTCTGGGGGGCCGACCGGGTCAGGGTCGCCTGTTTTAGCGCCTGCGTCAGGGAGAACTTCAGCCTCGAGGTGAACGGCGGGTGGGTGGAGTACGTCCCCTCTGGCGTCCTCAGGTTCTGCACCCCGGGCCCCCGGGACCGGCGGGCGATGCTCAGGGCGGTCGACGCCGCAAAAAAGGTTGAAGAAGGACGGGTCCCGAGAAAACCTCTCAACCCGCCGTGCACCCGGTGCCCGCACCAGGAACGGTGCGCACCCGGGCCGCGGCGGCTTTCGGAGTTGTTGTGA
- a CDS encoding nucleotidyltransferase domain-containing protein has product MKAIRLRDFIEDTDGRIYAVSAYDNDERVGCVLRYAPDEHGERVDPDGRRYTKLDFGPAFEYIRKHKPEYLDDLHRVPRGDIVQVYKPDERMAWIASRDPRVQRLLDSLDLQAGTVGCTGSRVLGLENGASDIDLVVYGPAWFAAQAQLKRLVEAGKLPRMSEEMWRKVYTKRIPEISFETFVLHESRKWNRGEFGDTYFDLLYTRSYDALASAPTGRGKELGRTRIEATVTDASNAFDAPAVYEVEHDAVSRVISFTHTYSGQALAGEVIEAQGVLEQHGDTQWLIVGTTREAKGEYIVSKTLMEQA; this is encoded by the coding sequence ATGAAAGCGATCAGACTACGCGATTTTATCGAGGATACCGACGGCCGGATCTATGCCGTCTCGGCATATGACAACGACGAACGGGTCGGGTGCGTGCTCAGGTACGCCCCTGACGAGCACGGCGAGCGGGTCGACCCGGATGGTCGGCGGTACACCAAACTGGATTTCGGACCGGCCTTCGAGTATATCAGAAAGCACAAGCCCGAATATCTCGACGACCTTCACCGGGTGCCGCGCGGCGATATCGTGCAGGTCTACAAGCCCGACGAGCGGATGGCTTGGATCGCTTCGCGCGATCCTCGCGTTCAGCGTCTTCTCGACTCCCTCGATCTCCAGGCCGGTACGGTCGGATGCACGGGGTCGCGGGTGCTCGGCCTTGAAAACGGGGCCTCCGACATCGACCTGGTGGTCTACGGCCCGGCCTGGTTCGCGGCGCAGGCGCAGCTGAAGCGCCTGGTCGAGGCCGGGAAGCTCCCGCGGATGAGCGAGGAGATGTGGCGCAAGGTCTACACCAAACGCATCCCGGAGATCTCCTTCGAGACCTTCGTCCTCCACGAGTCGCGCAAGTGGAACCGCGGCGAGTTCGGCGACACCTACTTCGACCTGCTGTACACGCGGTCGTACGACGCCCTTGCCTCGGCCCCGACTGGCCGGGGGAAGGAACTCGGGAGAACGCGGATCGAGGCTACGGTCACCGACGCCTCCAACGCCTTCGACGCCCCCGCGGTCTATGAGGTGGAGCACGACGCGGTCTCGCGGGTGATCTCGTTCACCCACACCTACTCGGGCCAGGCGCTGGCCGGCGAGGTGATCGAGGCCCAGGGCGTCCTGGAGCAGCACGGCGATACGCAGTGGCTCATCGTGGGCACGACCCGCGAGGCGAAGGGCGAGTACATCGTCTCCAAGACGCTGATGGAACAGGCCTGA
- a CDS encoding L-threonylcarbamoyladenylate synthase, producing MDEAVIQKAVRVLRRDGLVVYPTDTIYGLGADALSELAVERVYEAKMRPPSLPVSVAVCDIEMLGAIARLDEAAERFVDRFLPGPVTVVLKAKSCLPTSLTGGTGTIGVRFPDHPVALALIRELDAPITATSANIHGGPDPITPDQVHVPHDFLIDGGVLRGTPSTVVDLVHRRVLRQGALIEEVGAFLGALE from the coding sequence ATGGACGAAGCGGTCATCCAGAAGGCGGTCCGCGTGCTCAGACGCGACGGACTGGTGGTCTACCCGACCGACACGATCTACGGCCTCGGGGCCGATGCGCTCTCCGAACTTGCCGTCGAGCGGGTGTACGAGGCGAAGATGCGGCCGCCCTCCCTGCCGGTCTCGGTGGCGGTCTGCGATATCGAGATGCTCGGTGCGATCGCCCGTCTCGACGAAGCGGCCGAGAGGTTTGTCGACCGGTTCCTGCCCGGCCCGGTGACGGTCGTGCTGAAGGCGAAGTCCTGCCTCCCGACGTCCCTCACCGGCGGCACCGGCACTATCGGGGTCAGGTTCCCCGACCACCCGGTCGCCCTCGCCCTGATCCGGGAACTCGACGCCCCGATCACGGCGACGAGCGCAAATATCCACGGAGGCCCCGACCCGATCACTCCCGACCAGGTCCACGTCCCCCACGACTTTCTCATCGACGGCGGCGTGCTGCGCGGGACCCCGAGCACCGTCGTCGACCTGGTGCACCGCAGGGTCCTGCGTCAGGGTGCACTGATCGAGGAGGTCGGAGCATTTCTGGGAGCATTGGAATGA
- a CDS encoding DUF5612 domain-containing protein: MEETEHLHALEILELHAVSIIAENQPGVLRDIAAIMAANGVNVVTVQQSILHSGDHAGRALFYFEVECAGGIGKVIADLLAVPTMQQVTTLDTFSKIFGSRVIIIGGGAQVAQVALGAVNEADRHNIRGERISVDTIPLVGEKDLAEAVEAVARLPRASILVLAGSLMGGTISTAVDRVRAAGIPVVALKMAGSVPRHADLVVTDPIQAGVFAVMHISKRAVFNIARVRGQEF, translated from the coding sequence ATGGAAGAGACCGAACACCTGCACGCACTTGAGATCCTCGAGCTCCACGCGGTCAGCATCATCGCCGAGAACCAGCCTGGCGTCCTGCGCGACATCGCCGCCATCATGGCCGCCAACGGGGTGAACGTGGTCACCGTCCAGCAGTCGATCCTGCACTCCGGCGACCACGCGGGAAGAGCGCTCTTTTATTTCGAGGTCGAGTGTGCCGGCGGGATCGGGAAGGTGATCGCCGACCTGCTCGCCGTTCCGACGATGCAGCAGGTCACCACCCTCGACACCTTCTCCAAGATCTTCGGGTCCAGAGTGATCATCATCGGCGGCGGGGCGCAGGTGGCGCAGGTGGCGCTCGGCGCGGTGAACGAGGCCGACCGCCACAATATCAGGGGCGAGCGGATCTCGGTGGACACCATCCCGCTCGTCGGCGAGAAAGACCTGGCCGAGGCGGTGGAAGCCGTCGCCCGCCTGCCCAGGGCCTCGATCCTGGTCCTGGCCGGGTCCCTGATGGGGGGGACGATCTCCACGGCGGTCGACCGCGTGCGGGCGGCCGGGATCCCGGTCGTCGCCCTGAAGATGGCCGGGAGCGTCCCCAGGCACGCCGACCTGGTGGTCACCGACCCCATCCAGGCCGGGGTCTTTGCCGTGATGCACATCTCGAAGCGTGCGGTCTTCAATATCGCCCGCGTCCGCGGGCAGGAGTTTTAA
- a CDS encoding 4Fe-4S dicluster domain-containing protein, translating to MTGTKLSGILPQKEKGYVSVRVKARAGNLTTEQLAVVGAAAKEYGRGYVGATFRLNLEIPGVRREDAEAVAAALAAVGLETGSTGPTVRSVVACKGTVCRHGCADTQALARTIEEAQGGRALPRKIKIGIAGCPNNCARVQFNDIGLMARAYPTFDADACTGCGACVRICREGVVSVDEGAFVFSTERCIGCGDCIAVCPKDAISVREQGLTLFLGGRAGRRVRAGTRLAGLVPEEEAPALVGRVIDYFAEHTRQGERLGQMIDRLGQDEVFAALGLEPEGAEE from the coding sequence ATGACGGGCACAAAACTGAGCGGTATCCTGCCGCAGAAAGAGAAGGGCTATGTCTCGGTGCGGGTGAAGGCCAGGGCCGGGAACCTCACGACCGAACAACTGGCGGTCGTCGGCGCGGCGGCGAAGGAGTACGGCCGGGGCTATGTGGGAGCGACCTTCAGGCTGAACCTGGAGATCCCCGGGGTCAGGCGCGAGGACGCCGAAGCCGTGGCGGCGGCCCTGGCGGCGGTCGGCCTGGAGACCGGGAGCACCGGCCCGACGGTGCGGTCGGTCGTCGCCTGCAAGGGCACGGTCTGCCGGCACGGGTGCGCCGACACCCAGGCCCTCGCCCGGACGATCGAGGAGGCGCAGGGCGGCCGGGCCCTTCCCAGAAAGATCAAGATCGGGATCGCCGGGTGCCCGAACAACTGCGCCAGAGTGCAGTTCAACGACATCGGGCTGATGGCCCGGGCCTACCCCACCTTCGACGCCGACGCCTGCACCGGGTGCGGGGCCTGTGTCAGGATCTGCCGGGAGGGCGTGGTCTCGGTCGACGAGGGGGCGTTCGTCTTCTCGACGGAGCGCTGCATCGGGTGCGGCGACTGCATCGCCGTCTGCCCGAAGGACGCCATCTCGGTCCGCGAGCAGGGGCTCACCCTCTTCCTCGGCGGCCGGGCCGGCCGCCGGGTCAGGGCCGGCACCCGCCTCGCCGGCCTCGTCCCCGAAGAGGAAGCCCCGGCCCTCGTCGGCCGGGTCATCGACTATTTCGCGGAGCACACCCGGCAGGGTGAACGTCTTGGCCAGATGATCGACCGCCTCGGGCAAGACGAGGTCTTTGCGGCCCTCGGGCTCGAACCCGAAGGGGCAGAAGAGTAG
- the thiE gene encoding thiamine phosphate synthase, whose translation MAAYDLYVVTDSEVGLGRSHLEQASLAVAGGADVVQLRDKGMGTAALLEEARAIRAVTEDAGARLIVNDRLDVALAAGADGVHLGQDDLPVEEARLLAPPGFIIGVSVGTIAEARAAVDGGADYLALSPTFSTGTKADAGPGHGLAALREIKSAVAVPLLGIGGIGPENVAEVIAAGADGVAVVSAVVGQEDAVRAARRMKTLITAAKADMLVASGRLMPDPVQP comes from the coding sequence ATGGCGGCGTACGACCTGTACGTCGTCACCGACAGCGAGGTCGGCCTCGGCCGCTCCCATCTCGAGCAGGCCAGTCTCGCCGTCGCCGGCGGGGCCGACGTGGTTCAACTCCGGGACAAAGGGATGGGCACCGCCGCCCTCCTGGAGGAGGCGCGTGCGATCCGGGCGGTCACCGAAGACGCCGGCGCCCGCCTCATCGTCAACGATCGCCTGGACGTCGCCCTCGCCGCAGGTGCCGACGGCGTCCACCTCGGGCAGGACGACCTCCCGGTGGAAGAGGCGCGGCTCCTCGCCCCGCCCGGGTTCATCATCGGGGTCTCGGTGGGAACCATTGCCGAGGCGCGGGCCGCGGTCGACGGCGGGGCCGACTATCTCGCCCTCAGCCCCACCTTCTCGACCGGCACCAAGGCCGACGCCGGGCCAGGCCACGGCCTGGCGGCGCTGCGCGAGATCAAATCCGCGGTTGCCGTCCCCCTGCTCGGGATCGGCGGCATCGGCCCAGAGAACGTGGCCGAGGTCATCGCCGCGGGCGCCGACGGGGTTGCCGTCGTCTCGGCGGTCGTCGGTCAGGAGGACGCGGTACGCGCGGCCCGCCGGATGAAAACTCTCATCACCGCGGCAAAAGCCGACATGCTCGTTGCTTCGGGCAGGTTGATGCCGGATCCGGTCCAACCCTGA